From the Pseudarthrobacter sp. MM222 genome, one window contains:
- a CDS encoding chorismate mutase, protein MTEQNQTHPDAASYDPGASSLAGQVDPAVMAELLSIRSSIDNIDATLVYLLAERFKATQKVGFLKAAHKLPAGDPGRETAQIARLRRLAAEAHLDPAFAEKFLNFIIGEVIRHHEAIAEDHEAAAQAKGSGRAAPAGPAVSADA, encoded by the coding sequence ATGACCGAGCAGAACCAGACTCATCCCGATGCCGCTTCCTATGATCCTGGGGCCAGTTCCCTGGCCGGTCAGGTGGATCCTGCCGTGATGGCCGAGCTGTTGTCGATCCGCTCCAGCATCGACAACATCGATGCCACCCTCGTGTACCTGCTGGCGGAACGTTTCAAGGCGACCCAGAAAGTCGGCTTCCTCAAGGCCGCGCACAAGCTTCCCGCAGGGGACCCGGGCCGCGAGACCGCCCAGATCGCCCGGCTGCGCCGGCTCGCCGCCGAGGCGCACCTGGACCCGGCCTTTGCCGAGAAATTCCTGAACTTCATCATCGGCGAGGTCATCCGCCACCACGAAGCGATCGCCGAGGACCACGAGGCCGCCGCCCAAGCAAAGGGTTCCGGCCGCGCCGCGCCTGCGGGCCCCGCCGTCTCCGCAGACGCCTGA
- a CDS encoding ABC transporter ATP-binding protein, which yields MTTNIDQRGRGAGPVLDIDHLKVTFATDAGDVYAVKDVSLEVNPGEVLAIVGESGSGKTVTAKTILGLLPETALSSGAVLINGNNVISVSPSKLREIRGRDVAMVFQEPSTALNPVFTVGWQIAEGIRAHAGRGGAGRVNAKDAKLRAIEALRKVGIPDPETRVNHYPHQFSGGQKQRVVIAAALALNPGLIVADEPTTALDVTVQAEILELLRDLRDQYGTSIVLITHNMGVVADLADRVVVMYQGDVVEEASARTLFAEPKQDYTKKLLAAVPHLGRNSASEGLIERAHQGGKVLVEARNLTIEYPGRLGSPAFKAVDGVDFTLSEGEVFGLVGESGSGKTTIGRAIAGLNKTTGGSLKVLDYEMLNLRERTFKPLRKEIGFVFQDPAASFNPQLTIGDCIAEPLIIHGKPTPAQARQRTRELLESVQLPASYADRYPHELSGGQRQRASLARALILNPKLLIADEPTSALDVSVQAKVLELFKEIQAEFGFACLFISHDLAVVDILSHWVGVLYKGKMVEQGLGNQVMGNPQHAYTRKLIASLPVPDPDEQARRRAEFRAVLHS from the coding sequence ATGACCACCAATATCGACCAGCGCGGCCGCGGCGCCGGGCCCGTCCTGGACATCGACCATCTAAAGGTCACCTTCGCCACCGACGCGGGGGACGTTTATGCCGTCAAGGACGTCAGCCTGGAGGTCAATCCCGGCGAGGTGCTGGCCATTGTCGGCGAATCCGGCTCGGGAAAAACCGTCACGGCGAAGACCATCCTCGGACTGCTGCCGGAAACCGCGCTCAGCTCCGGAGCGGTACTGATCAACGGCAACAACGTGATCAGCGTCAGCCCGTCGAAACTCCGCGAGATCCGCGGCCGCGACGTCGCCATGGTCTTCCAGGAGCCGTCCACCGCCCTCAACCCCGTCTTCACCGTCGGCTGGCAGATTGCTGAAGGCATCCGCGCCCACGCGGGCCGCGGCGGAGCCGGGCGGGTTAATGCCAAGGACGCGAAGTTGCGTGCCATCGAGGCCCTCCGCAAGGTGGGCATCCCGGATCCGGAAACCCGGGTCAACCACTATCCGCACCAGTTTTCCGGCGGGCAGAAACAGCGCGTCGTGATCGCGGCGGCGCTGGCCCTGAACCCGGGACTCATCGTCGCCGACGAGCCCACCACCGCCCTGGACGTCACCGTGCAGGCGGAGATCCTCGAACTGCTGCGTGATCTCCGGGACCAGTACGGCACCTCGATCGTGCTCATCACGCACAACATGGGCGTGGTGGCGGACCTCGCCGACCGCGTCGTCGTGATGTACCAGGGCGACGTCGTGGAAGAGGCAAGCGCCCGGACGCTCTTTGCGGAGCCCAAGCAGGACTACACCAAGAAACTGCTGGCCGCGGTCCCGCACCTCGGCAGGAACTCAGCCTCGGAGGGACTGATCGAGCGCGCCCACCAGGGCGGAAAGGTCCTGGTCGAGGCCAGGAATCTGACCATCGAGTACCCCGGCCGGCTCGGCAGCCCGGCGTTTAAGGCCGTCGACGGCGTGGACTTCACGCTCTCCGAGGGTGAAGTGTTCGGCCTGGTGGGCGAGTCCGGCTCCGGCAAGACCACCATCGGCCGCGCCATCGCCGGGCTCAACAAAACCACGGGCGGCAGCCTGAAGGTGCTCGACTACGAGATGCTCAACCTCAGGGAGCGCACCTTCAAGCCGCTGCGCAAGGAGATCGGCTTCGTGTTCCAGGACCCGGCCGCGTCCTTTAACCCGCAGCTGACCATCGGCGATTGCATCGCGGAACCGCTCATCATCCACGGCAAGCCGACCCCGGCGCAGGCACGCCAGCGGACCCGCGAGCTGCTGGAATCCGTGCAGCTGCCGGCGTCGTACGCTGACCGCTACCCGCACGAACTCTCCGGCGGCCAGCGGCAGCGGGCCTCGCTGGCACGGGCGCTGATCCTGAACCCGAAGCTGCTGATCGCCGACGAACCGACATCGGCCCTGGACGTGTCCGTCCAGGCGAAGGTGTTGGAGCTGTTCAAGGAGATCCAGGCCGAGTTCGGCTTCGCCTGCCTGTTCATCAGCCACGACCTTGCCGTCGTGGACATCCTGTCCCACTGGGTGGGCGTGCTTTACAAGGGCAAAATGGTGGAGCAGGGGCTTGGGAACCAGGTGATGGGCAACCCGCAGCACGCTTACACGCGGAAACTCATCGCGTCCCTGCCCGTTCCCGACCCGGACGAGCAGGCCCGGCGCCGGGCGGAATTCCGCGCCGTACTGCACAGCTGA
- the mtrB gene encoding MtrAB system histidine kinase MtrB translates to MAVRVARLVRTGASRLLPGIRYLLRTLHRKWRRSMQFRTVLTTLMLAISSFAVVGAYLSNQIANNLFQERLAQAESETRYNVKQVQDTFDGAQVTDQSSVITLVYDTLNAVEGRGSVIQRRYVFEAMPEQTKPRNRWVESRASDQLTISVIPPELRKAVQDSGKEQFWASTEFPVGTEDRPGIAVGNKVTFNGTVYELYLIYDLNTAQKTLDEIQNVLLAGGAALVLMIGAVAWYVTRNVVSPVSHAAVVSEKLAAGQLQERMVVKGEDEVARLGASFNHMAASLQEQITQLATLSQMQQRFVSDVSHELRTPLTTVRMAAEVLYDAREDFDPINKRSAELLYNQVERFQSLLADLLEISRFDAGVATLDAEPTDIVQLITHVIEGVAPVAAGYGSEVTLNAPEGSIIVEMDDRRIDRILRNLILNALEHGEGRPVNVSVAANGTAVAVAVRDHGIGMGAAEAARVFDRFWRADPARARTTGGSGLGLSIAAEDTKLHNGWLQAWGDKGNGSNFRLTLSLRQGETITRSPLQLEPADVGLPGSGPQRTMVLLDPSPVPEGKAAEPGTVPRAGGSDDGSKGES, encoded by the coding sequence ATGGCGGTCCGCGTCGCGCGCCTGGTGCGGACCGGGGCCTCCCGGCTGCTGCCGGGCATCCGTTACCTGCTGCGGACCCTGCACCGCAAATGGCGCCGCTCGATGCAGTTCCGCACGGTACTTACGACGCTGATGCTCGCCATCAGCTCGTTTGCCGTGGTAGGCGCGTACCTCTCCAACCAGATCGCCAATAATCTTTTCCAGGAACGCCTCGCCCAGGCGGAGTCCGAGACGCGCTACAACGTGAAGCAGGTCCAGGACACGTTCGACGGCGCCCAGGTCACCGACCAGTCCAGCGTCATCACGCTCGTCTATGACACCCTGAACGCTGTCGAGGGCCGCGGCTCCGTGATCCAGCGCCGGTACGTCTTCGAAGCCATGCCCGAACAGACCAAGCCCCGCAACCGGTGGGTGGAATCCCGGGCCTCGGACCAGCTGACCATCAGCGTCATTCCGCCGGAGCTGCGCAAGGCCGTGCAGGATTCCGGCAAGGAGCAGTTCTGGGCCTCCACGGAATTCCCGGTGGGAACCGAGGACCGTCCCGGCATCGCGGTGGGCAACAAGGTCACCTTCAACGGCACCGTCTACGAGCTCTACCTCATCTACGACCTCAACACGGCACAGAAGACCCTCGACGAGATCCAGAACGTCCTGCTGGCCGGCGGCGCGGCGCTGGTGCTCATGATCGGCGCCGTCGCCTGGTACGTGACCCGCAACGTCGTGAGCCCCGTCAGCCATGCCGCCGTCGTGTCCGAAAAGCTGGCCGCCGGGCAACTGCAGGAGCGCATGGTGGTCAAGGGCGAGGACGAGGTGGCACGGCTCGGCGCTTCGTTCAACCACATGGCCGCCAGCCTCCAGGAACAGATCACGCAGCTCGCCACCCTCTCCCAGATGCAGCAGCGGTTCGTCTCCGACGTTTCCCATGAGCTGCGCACGCCGCTCACCACGGTGCGGATGGCCGCGGAGGTGCTCTACGATGCGCGTGAGGATTTCGACCCCATCAATAAACGCTCCGCGGAACTCCTCTACAACCAGGTGGAACGCTTCCAGTCACTGCTCGCGGACCTGCTGGAAATTTCCCGCTTCGACGCCGGGGTGGCAACGCTCGACGCCGAGCCCACCGACATCGTCCAGCTCATCACCCACGTAATTGAAGGCGTGGCCCCCGTCGCGGCCGGGTACGGCTCCGAGGTCACCCTCAACGCCCCCGAGGGCAGCATCATCGTGGAGATGGACGACCGCCGGATCGACCGGATCCTGCGCAACCTCATCCTGAACGCCCTGGAACACGGCGAGGGCCGCCCGGTCAACGTGTCCGTGGCGGCCAACGGCACCGCCGTGGCAGTGGCCGTCCGAGACCACGGCATCGGCATGGGCGCCGCCGAGGCCGCCCGCGTCTTCGACCGGTTCTGGCGCGCCGATCCGGCCCGGGCCCGGACCACGGGAGGCAGCGGCCTGGGCCTGTCCATTGCCGCCGAGGACACCAAGCTCCACAACGGGTGGCTGCAGGCGTGGGGGGACAAGGGCAACGGGTCCAACTTCCGGCTGACCCTTTCGCTGCGCCAGGGCGAGACCATCACCCGATCGCCGCTCCAGCTCGAACCGGCCGACGTCGGACTGCCCGGTTCCGGACCCCAGCGCACCATGGTGCTGCTGGACCCCTCGCCCGTTCCGGAGGGCAAGGCTGCCGAGCCGGGAACCGTGCCCCGCGCCGGCGGCAGTGATGACGGAAGCAAGGGGGAGTCATGA
- a CDS encoding DUF4166 domain-containing protein, whose protein sequence is MTTPIYLLALGDSFSRLQPQLQEYFSLTPGSGHFGVGEGVFDVVGCPQPWLRPLLRLTSGEQAFFPEYGERIPFRIENHAHLDPFGRPSLTARREIFFPGTTRLFSDTTSFENTGSRRGLVDYVGRYRRLATDLNLSVTDDGRLRGVSEASRLFLGPLRIPLPQAFDAKAYAEQWWEPQENGQGRHRIQVKVIQPQLGLVLVYAGHFDYRLEPYPGGTTVPGHLPGHARPDRWEHRV, encoded by the coding sequence GTGACCACACCGATTTATCTGCTTGCCCTGGGGGATTCGTTTTCCAGGCTGCAACCCCAGCTGCAGGAATATTTCTCCCTCACCCCGGGATCCGGCCATTTCGGCGTCGGCGAGGGCGTCTTTGACGTGGTGGGTTGTCCGCAGCCCTGGCTGCGCCCGCTCCTGCGCCTCACCAGCGGGGAGCAAGCCTTCTTCCCGGAGTACGGCGAGCGCATCCCGTTCCGGATCGAAAACCATGCGCACCTGGATCCGTTCGGACGCCCGAGCCTGACGGCCCGCCGTGAGATTTTCTTCCCCGGCACCACGCGGTTGTTCTCCGACACCACAAGTTTCGAGAACACGGGCAGCAGGCGCGGACTCGTCGATTACGTCGGCCGGTACCGCAGGCTCGCGACGGACCTCAACCTCAGCGTGACCGACGACGGCCGTCTCCGGGGCGTCTCGGAGGCGTCGCGGCTGTTCCTCGGGCCGCTTCGGATCCCCCTGCCCCAGGCCTTCGACGCCAAGGCCTACGCCGAACAGTGGTGGGAGCCGCAGGAAAACGGCCAGGGCAGGCACCGGATCCAGGTCAAAGTGATCCAGCCGCAGCTGGGCCTGGTGCTGGTCTATGCGGGGCACTTCGACTACCGGCTCGAACCCTACCCCGGCGGCACCACAGTCCCGGGCCACCTGCCCGGCCATGCCCGGCCGGACCGCTGGGAACACCGGGTCTGA
- a CDS encoding ABC transporter substrate-binding protein has protein sequence MAMNKKALQSAIALAGVSAFALTACTGPSGGGTATGSAAGGGTITYGTTDKVVTLDPAGSYDAGSFMVMNQIYPFLLNAKPGTADSTPDIAESASFTSPTEYTVKLKSGLKFANGHALTSSDVKYSIDRVVAIKDDNGPSSLLGNLASVQATDDTTVVFTLKAGNDQVFPGVLAANAGPVVDEEVFPADKLLSDDEIVKGKPFAGPYTIESYKKNELVSLKANPDYKGLLGKPANDGATIKYYADSNNLKLDVQQGNIDVAGRSLTATDAADLEKDSKVKVHKGPGGELRYIVFNFDTMPFGAKAADADPAKALAVRQAMANVVDRDAIATQVYKGTYLPAYSVVPDGFVGAIQPLKEMYGDGSGKPSLDKAKKAFADAGVTAPVTIKLQYNPDHYGKSSGDEYAMIKEQLEKSGLFKVELQSTEWVTYSKDRTADAYPVYQLGWFPDYSDADNYLTPFFVPGNFLKNHYENSAVTDLVAKQLTTVDKAEREKVLGEAQTAVAKDLSTLPLLQGAQLMVAGKDVKGVETTLDASFKTRLSVISK, from the coding sequence ATGGCAATGAACAAGAAAGCCCTGCAGAGCGCTATCGCGCTCGCCGGGGTATCGGCCTTCGCACTGACCGCCTGCACCGGACCTTCCGGCGGCGGGACGGCCACCGGCAGCGCCGCCGGCGGGGGCACCATTACGTACGGAACCACCGACAAGGTCGTCACCCTCGACCCGGCCGGTTCCTATGACGCCGGCTCCTTTATGGTGATGAACCAGATCTACCCGTTCCTGCTCAACGCGAAGCCGGGCACCGCGGATTCCACCCCCGACATCGCGGAGTCCGCGTCCTTCACCAGCCCGACCGAGTACACCGTCAAGCTCAAGTCCGGGCTGAAGTTCGCCAACGGCCATGCGCTCACTTCCTCGGACGTGAAGTATTCGATCGACCGTGTCGTCGCCATCAAGGATGACAACGGCCCGTCCTCGCTGCTCGGCAACCTGGCGTCGGTGCAAGCCACGGACGACACCACGGTGGTCTTCACGCTCAAGGCCGGCAACGACCAGGTATTCCCCGGCGTCCTCGCCGCAAACGCCGGACCGGTCGTCGACGAAGAGGTCTTCCCGGCGGACAAGCTGCTCAGCGACGACGAAATCGTCAAGGGCAAGCCGTTTGCGGGCCCCTACACGATCGAAAGCTACAAGAAGAACGAACTGGTCAGCCTGAAGGCCAACCCGGACTACAAGGGCCTGCTGGGCAAGCCGGCCAACGACGGCGCCACCATCAAGTACTACGCGGACTCGAACAACCTCAAGCTGGACGTCCAGCAGGGCAACATCGACGTCGCCGGCCGCAGCCTGACCGCGACGGACGCCGCGGACCTGGAGAAGGATTCCAAGGTCAAGGTCCACAAGGGCCCCGGTGGCGAGCTGCGCTACATCGTGTTCAACTTCGACACCATGCCGTTCGGCGCCAAGGCGGCCGACGCCGATCCGGCCAAGGCGCTCGCCGTACGCCAGGCGATGGCCAACGTGGTGGACCGCGACGCGATTGCCACCCAGGTCTACAAGGGCACGTACCTGCCGGCCTACTCGGTTGTTCCGGACGGCTTCGTCGGGGCGATCCAGCCGCTCAAGGAAATGTACGGCGACGGATCCGGCAAGCCCAGCCTCGACAAGGCAAAGAAGGCTTTCGCTGACGCCGGCGTGACGGCTCCGGTCACCATCAAGCTGCAGTACAACCCGGACCACTACGGCAAGTCCTCCGGCGATGAGTACGCCATGATCAAGGAGCAGCTGGAAAAGTCGGGCCTGTTCAAGGTGGAACTGCAGTCCACCGAGTGGGTCACGTACTCCAAGGACCGGACCGCCGATGCCTACCCGGTCTACCAGCTCGGCTGGTTCCCGGATTACTCCGACGCGGACAACTACCTCACACCGTTCTTCGTCCCGGGCAACTTCCTGAAGAACCACTATGAGAACTCGGCTGTCACGGACCTGGTCGCCAAGCAGCTCACCACGGTGGACAAGGCAGAACGCGAGAAGGTGCTCGGTGAGGCCCAGACGGCCGTCGCCAAGGATCTCTCCACGCTGCCGCTGCTCCAGGGCGCCCAGCTGATGGTCGCGGGGAAGGACGTCAAGGGCGTCGAAACGACCCTCGATGCCTCCTTCAAGACCCGCCTTAGCGTGATCTCCAAGTAG
- the mnmA gene encoding tRNA 2-thiouridine(34) synthase MnmA has product MSGGVDSAVAAARAVEAGHDVVGVHLALSRMPGTLRTGSRGCCTIEDSRDAWRACDVLGIPYYVWDFSERFKEDVVQDFIDEYAAGRTPNPCMRCNERIKFAALLEKAIALGFDAVCTGHYAKVITDADGNPELHRAADWAKDQSYVLGVLTHEQLKHSMFPLAETPSKAEVRAEAERRGLSVANKPDSHDICFIPDGDTAGWLAEKIDMTTGDIVDESGAKVGEHPGANAFTVGQRRGLKLGTPAADGKPRFVLEIRPKENKVVVGPEALLAIDEIRGIKVSWAGLPIAEVATGEEFDCYAQVRAHGDPVPATARMEPADAPGAGGPGNLVVTLVEPLRGVAPGQTVVLYQGSRVLGQATIDAARSLQREAL; this is encoded by the coding sequence ATGAGCGGCGGCGTTGACTCCGCCGTCGCCGCCGCCCGTGCCGTCGAAGCCGGACATGACGTCGTCGGTGTCCACCTGGCGCTGTCACGGATGCCGGGCACCCTGCGTACCGGCAGCCGAGGCTGCTGCACCATTGAGGACTCCCGGGACGCCTGGCGCGCCTGCGACGTGCTGGGCATCCCGTACTACGTCTGGGACTTCTCCGAGCGCTTCAAGGAGGACGTGGTCCAGGACTTCATTGACGAGTACGCCGCCGGACGCACGCCCAACCCCTGCATGCGCTGCAATGAACGAATCAAGTTCGCTGCGCTGCTCGAGAAGGCGATCGCGCTGGGGTTTGATGCCGTCTGTACCGGGCACTACGCCAAGGTGATCACCGACGCGGACGGCAACCCCGAGCTGCACCGGGCCGCCGACTGGGCGAAGGACCAGAGCTATGTCCTCGGCGTGCTGACCCACGAGCAGCTCAAACACTCCATGTTCCCGCTGGCTGAGACGCCGTCCAAGGCGGAGGTGCGCGCCGAAGCCGAGCGCCGAGGCCTCTCCGTTGCCAACAAGCCGGACAGCCACGACATCTGCTTCATTCCCGACGGCGACACCGCCGGCTGGCTGGCCGAGAAAATCGACATGACCACCGGTGACATCGTGGATGAATCCGGCGCGAAGGTCGGCGAGCACCCGGGGGCCAACGCGTTCACCGTTGGCCAGCGCCGCGGCCTGAAGCTGGGCACCCCGGCCGCCGACGGCAAGCCCCGGTTTGTCCTGGAGATCCGCCCGAAGGAAAACAAGGTTGTGGTCGGGCCTGAGGCCCTCCTTGCCATCGATGAAATCCGCGGCATCAAGGTGTCCTGGGCCGGGTTGCCGATTGCAGAAGTCGCCACCGGCGAGGAATTCGACTGCTATGCCCAGGTCCGCGCGCACGGTGACCCCGTGCCCGCAACCGCCCGGATGGAACCCGCGGACGCACCCGGTGCCGGCGGGCCCGGAAACCTCGTGGTCACCTTGGTGGAACCCCTGCGTGGCGTCGCCCCCGGACAGACGGTGGTTCTCTACCAGGGCAGCCGGGTCCTGGGGCAGGCCACCATCGACGCCGCACGTTCGCTGCAGCGCGAGGCGCTCTGA
- the mtrA gene encoding MtrAB system response regulator MtrA — translation MKARILVVDDDEALAEMIGIVLRNDGFEPVFCADGAQALEVFRASKPDLVLLDLMLPGMDGIEVCRQIRAESDVPIVMLTAKSDTSDVVRGLESGADDYVPKPFKPAELVARVRARLRPGDQKAPETLRIADVTIDVAGHLVSRGSERISLTPLEFDLLVALARKPWQVFTRELLLEQVWGYRHAADTRLVNVHVQRLRSKIERDPEAPEVVLTVRGVGYKAGS, via the coding sequence ATGAAGGCACGCATTCTGGTAGTGGACGATGACGAGGCGCTCGCCGAGATGATCGGCATTGTGTTGCGCAATGATGGCTTTGAACCCGTTTTTTGCGCCGACGGCGCGCAGGCGCTCGAAGTCTTCCGTGCGTCGAAGCCCGATCTGGTGCTGCTCGACCTCATGCTCCCGGGCATGGACGGTATCGAAGTGTGCCGGCAGATCCGTGCCGAATCGGATGTCCCGATCGTAATGCTGACGGCGAAATCGGACACCTCGGACGTGGTCCGGGGGCTGGAGTCCGGCGCCGATGACTACGTACCCAAACCTTTCAAGCCCGCGGAACTCGTGGCCCGGGTCCGGGCCCGGCTTCGCCCCGGCGACCAGAAAGCGCCGGAAACCCTGCGCATCGCGGATGTCACCATCGACGTCGCCGGCCACCTGGTCAGCCGCGGCAGCGAACGGATCTCGCTCACGCCGCTGGAATTCGACCTCCTGGTGGCGCTGGCCCGCAAGCCCTGGCAGGTCTTCACCCGGGAACTCCTACTGGAGCAGGTCTGGGGCTACCGTCACGCCGCTGACACCCGGTTGGTCAACGTCCACGTCCAGCGGCTTCGGTCAAAGATCGAACGTGACCCGGAAGCCCCCGAAGTTGTATTGACGGTCCGTGGTGTCGGCTACAAAGCAGGTTCCTGA
- a CDS encoding ABC transporter permease, with protein MTSLIEAPPTDADGLLPSKKKKSGGGLGQYLVIRFFLIFPTILILVTMVFFLMRITGDPITAALGGRLPPEQLQERITAAGYDRPIFVQYFEYLGQLATGNFGTTLSDNRQVSEMLATYGAATLELTINALVVALLVGIPLGMLAAHRRDKAPDAVLRIFAILCYATPVFFAGLLFKLTFSVWLGWLPVAGRAKTSTELALTALQAPSGVYWLDAVRSGNMAALGDVMAHAVLPALALGLLTAGIFLRLVRTNVIGTLGKDYVEAGRSRGVSEFRLVTKHAYKPALIPIITVMGLQIAVLLGGAVLTETTFEWKGLGFQLVNYLTARDFVAVQGIVVLLAVIVAVTNFIVDILAALIDPRVRY; from the coding sequence ATGACATCACTTATCGAGGCGCCGCCGACCGACGCCGACGGCCTGCTGCCGTCAAAGAAGAAGAAGTCCGGTGGGGGACTGGGCCAATACCTCGTGATCAGGTTCTTCCTGATCTTCCCGACGATTCTCATCCTCGTCACCATGGTGTTCTTCCTGATGCGGATCACCGGCGACCCCATCACCGCGGCCCTGGGCGGACGGCTTCCGCCCGAGCAGCTCCAGGAGCGGATCACCGCGGCCGGCTACGACCGGCCCATCTTCGTGCAGTATTTTGAGTATCTCGGCCAGCTCGCCACCGGGAACTTCGGCACCACGCTTTCCGACAACCGCCAGGTCTCGGAGATGCTCGCCACCTATGGCGCGGCCACCCTGGAACTGACCATCAACGCACTGGTGGTAGCCCTGCTCGTGGGGATCCCGCTGGGCATGCTCGCCGCGCACCGCCGCGACAAGGCTCCGGATGCCGTGCTGCGCATCTTCGCCATCCTCTGCTACGCCACGCCCGTCTTTTTCGCCGGTCTGCTCTTCAAGCTGACCTTCTCGGTCTGGCTGGGCTGGCTCCCCGTCGCCGGACGCGCGAAAACATCCACCGAGCTTGCCCTGACCGCCCTCCAGGCGCCCAGCGGCGTTTACTGGCTGGATGCAGTCCGCAGCGGAAACATGGCTGCCCTGGGTGATGTCATGGCGCACGCCGTCCTGCCCGCCCTCGCGCTTGGCCTGCTGACCGCCGGCATCTTCCTGCGCCTGGTCCGCACGAACGTGATCGGAACCCTCGGCAAGGACTATGTCGAAGCCGGCCGCTCCCGCGGCGTGAGCGAATTCCGCCTGGTCACCAAGCACGCCTACAAGCCGGCGCTGATTCCCATCATCACCGTGATGGGCCTGCAGATTGCCGTGCTGTTGGGCGGCGCGGTGCTGACCGAGACCACCTTCGAGTGGAAAGGGCTGGGGTTCCAACTGGTCAACTACCTGACGGCGCGCGACTTCGTGGCGGTCCAGGGCATCGTGGTCCTCCTCGCCGTGATCGTGGCCGTGACCAACTTCATCGTGGATATCCTCGCCGCGCTGATCGACCCCCGCGTGAGGTACTGA
- a CDS encoding ABC transporter permease, giving the protein MSIEPSIAAENRRVPWYRRLPVVSHFNKSVGLQRGMLVAGLVLTTAFLLTAIFAPLIAPFGFSQISDADGGFPAQEAPGGKHLWGTTVGGYDVFSRVVWGAQTAALVIVVAVVMSIFIGVILGLVSGYIGGWLDRIVVVIADAIYAFPPLLVAIVMAIAISGGRSNLWGGILAAAFSITVVFIPQYLRVIRAETIRLKAEPFVESAKVVGASNIRIMSRHIFKNATRTLPLIFTLNASEAILTLAGLGFLGFGIEPTSAAEWGFDLNKALADTTSGIWWTGVFPGLAIVLTVLGLTLVGESINDLNDPRLRGRKAASAGKSGPDSPAAAQAAVEAEVRSS; this is encoded by the coding sequence ATGAGCATTGAACCCAGCATTGCAGCCGAGAACCGCCGTGTACCGTGGTACCGCCGGCTGCCGGTTGTATCGCACTTCAACAAGAGCGTCGGGCTCCAGCGGGGCATGCTCGTGGCCGGGCTCGTCCTGACCACTGCGTTCCTCTTGACCGCGATCTTCGCGCCCCTGATCGCGCCCTTCGGTTTTTCCCAGATTTCGGACGCCGACGGCGGCTTCCCCGCGCAGGAGGCCCCCGGCGGCAAGCACCTCTGGGGTACCACCGTCGGCGGATACGACGTCTTCTCCCGGGTTGTCTGGGGGGCGCAGACCGCCGCCCTGGTGATCGTCGTCGCCGTCGTCATGTCGATTTTCATCGGCGTCATCCTGGGCCTGGTCAGTGGCTACATCGGCGGCTGGCTGGACCGGATCGTCGTCGTGATCGCCGACGCCATTTACGCCTTCCCGCCGCTGCTCGTTGCCATCGTGATGGCCATTGCCATCAGCGGCGGCAGGTCCAACCTCTGGGGCGGCATCCTCGCGGCCGCGTTTTCCATCACCGTGGTCTTCATCCCGCAATACCTTCGCGTCATCCGGGCCGAGACCATCCGGCTCAAGGCGGAGCCGTTCGTGGAATCGGCGAAGGTGGTGGGCGCCTCGAACATCCGCATCATGAGCCGCCACATTTTCAAGAACGCCACCCGCACCCTGCCGCTGATCTTCACGCTCAACGCCTCGGAGGCCATCCTGACGCTCGCCGGTCTGGGCTTCCTCGGCTTCGGCATCGAACCGACCTCTGCGGCCGAGTGGGGCTTCGACCTCAACAAGGCGCTCGCCGACACCACCTCCGGCATCTGGTGGACAGGCGTGTTCCCGGGCTTGGCGATTGTGCTGACCGTCCTGGGACTGACGCTGGTCGGGGAAAGCATCAACGACCTAAACGATCCCCGGCTGCGCGGCCGGAAGGCAGCCTCCGCCGGCAAGAGCGGCCCGGATTCCCCCGCAGCGGCGCAGGCAGCCGTAGAAGCAGAAGTGAGAAGTTCATGA